A single Clostridium sp. AN503 DNA region contains:
- a CDS encoding V-type ATPase subunit, whose protein sequence is MSLLTYSGITTKVRAMESRLLTERQFQDMAALEDVRSAAEYLRQQPAYAGIFTDLDDSLLHRGYIEQLLTQSEYRDFTKLYRFASLSQRKFLDLYFMHYEIELIKRILRHVTAHQTATLDLSMFQDFFDKHSALDLAKLTEAENLQDLISRLEGSVYHGLLSRLADKESVGVFDYELQLDLFYFKSIWNVKTKVLTKTEQKILGECFGCRLDLTNIQWIYRSKKYYTLPEADIYALLIPVKYKLKTDQVKKLVESATLDEFYQALKDTFYGRLPDLNLDEMPDVELLYHQILNRIYNNTSRKYPYSIAVLDSYLYFKELEMQKIITTLEGIRYGLGANDINILVAKQ, encoded by the coding sequence ATGAGCCTTTTAACTTACAGTGGGATCACCACAAAAGTAAGGGCCATGGAAAGCCGCCTTCTGACAGAAAGGCAGTTCCAGGACATGGCCGCCTTAGAGGATGTGCGCAGCGCCGCCGAGTATTTGAGACAGCAGCCGGCTTATGCCGGGATCTTCACGGATCTGGACGACTCCCTGCTGCACCGGGGCTATATCGAGCAGCTCCTAACCCAGTCTGAGTACCGGGATTTCACCAAGCTTTACCGGTTTGCCAGCCTGTCCCAGCGCAAATTCCTGGACCTTTACTTCATGCATTACGAGATAGAACTTATCAAACGGATTCTGAGGCATGTTACCGCCCATCAGACCGCCACTCTGGATTTATCCATGTTTCAGGACTTTTTCGACAAGCACTCCGCCCTCGATCTGGCCAAGTTGACCGAAGCCGAAAACCTGCAGGACCTTATTTCAAGGCTGGAGGGTTCTGTCTACCACGGTCTTTTATCACGGCTGGCAGACAAGGAGAGCGTTGGGGTGTTCGACTATGAGCTTCAGCTGGATCTGTTCTATTTTAAGTCCATCTGGAATGTAAAGACCAAAGTCCTGACTAAGACAGAACAGAAGATCCTCGGCGAATGCTTCGGCTGCCGCCTGGATTTGACAAACATCCAGTGGATCTACCGGTCGAAAAAGTATTATACCCTGCCGGAGGCAGACATCTATGCGCTGCTGATCCCGGTTAAATATAAACTGAAGACGGATCAGGTCAAAAAACTGGTGGAATCCGCAACCCTGGATGAATTCTACCAGGCGTTAAAGGATACGTTTTACGGCCGGCTGCCGGATCTGAATCTGGATGAGATGCCGGACGTGGAGCTTTTATACCACCAGATCCTGAACCGGATCTACAACAATACCAGCCGCAAGTATCCTTATTCCATCGCCGTGCTGGATTCCTACCTCTATTTCAAAGAGCTGGAGATGCAGAAGATCATCACCACGCTGGAGGGGATCCGATACGGACTCGGTGCGAACGACATCAATATACTTGTAGCGAAACAATAA